ttaaactattgaagtaaaaaacattgtaacatatgaatacaaatgAATGGGAGTATAATTTGTAGCATCTaacctatatacaatatatacagtttgAATTGGTTACGATTACGATTAGTTCTGGTGGGAAtagggggggaaaaggagggggtggtTGTGAGGGGGGTGATATGGGGTAGTGCATGTAAGGGTCAAGTGGGCAGGTGGATTATAGCAAACTTTCTCTTTTATAACACCACTGGTATGGGGTCATGCTTCGATAGACCTCAATAAGCCCCTGCTGAGAATATGCACACATCAAGAGTTAAAAGAAGCACATTTAATTGTGTAACCCCAATTCATGGTACTTGCTGAATTCTGATGGGACCATGAACAATCTTGGGTCTAAGTCCCAATTGCCTAGTCACCAGTCCTTTTGCCCTGGGGTGTGGGTTCTAGATCTTTGGGGGGAAGGCTGTCCTTCTAGGCCCAGGGGGTGCTCCCCTTCTCCCAGCGATGCTGCTGCAGGGAACAGACAGGACACTTCTGTGTATGttccaaaattaaagttttctgtgatttttCCAAGTAAAATAGTCCAATTACTTTAAATACAATGTCCAAATCACATCTGTGTTCAGTCTGGGTTCCTTTTTTCACATAATTCCTCTTCCCTTTCTGTGTATGTGTCTCTAGTACAGGTTCCTGAGATATGGTTTACCCTCCAGAGAGTGGATGGAGACGTATGTCAGGTAGATAAGGTATCAAATCCTCAAAAATCTTGTACCTAATATCCAAGAGAGAACCcaggtcttccaaaccccagCCACTATTCTGTGTCCCAAGGGTGAAGATGCTAGAGTTGGGTCTTCAAATGTCTTGCTCAGCTCTCTGACTGCTACTGTGGAGGAAAGGTCTTTGCTGGAAAAAAGCAGATTTTTTTCTGACCCACCTGGGTCAATGAATAACTCCTCCCTCCAAGGTGTTGATTCACTGCTGTTCCTACTCTGATGGTGAGAGGACACAAAAGATCTTCTGCCCCCCTGACCTCCAGATTCAGGGTATGTCCCCACTCCAGATAAGACCAGGGTCTCACCCACGGTCTCACCAAAAATCTCCCAAAACGTCTAGAAATAGTCTCTTCACTAAACTGGAGGAAGACCCTCACAGGCAAGAAATCCTTCTCCCAACACAAGGTTAGGCTGGGAGGCCCAAACAAACCCAGAAGTAAAAACAGCTCCTCACGCCTGAAACGCCAACTCAAAATAACCACACACAAGACAACTCTCTCCTAGCCCCAGCACACTGGCAGCCTCCGGGGAGGTGCTGTTTAGATTTGTATGCCCCCTCTAACACTTGCTAACCTGGGGCTGGAAGCCTGGGTCTCTACCATTGCATAAAATGCAGCTCTCATTGGTTTCTTATCTTTTTTAATGCTTCTCTGGGTCTTTCGTTTCTTGCATTTAATCATTTCTTGTTCCTTTCTAGGACAAATCGGCTGAAGATACCTGAAGAGGCTTATTTCATCATTACTGGACAGAGCAGGATTTTCCTGTTCTCTCTGTAGGTTTGCTGGGCTTTCAGTTTATATGAAtgaattattatatatattttaaatacatttttatccaatatttttatatatattctttgaagtttttaaaattaccctttaatgcacacattttgatatttttatttttttaggtgaATAGATCAGTCATAGACCAACTACTTCTCCCCAGCAAACCTCTTTATTTAAGAAGGGATCCTTTACAACATTTTATAAGGATGTATTTATATTCATGTGGTTTAGCGATTATACAGTTTACAGTGGCTTTGTTGTTTTTCAGGAGTCTGAGTGTCTAAATGCCTGCTTTTGCATCTTCTGCTGGCTTTATGCTACGATTATGTTTTAAAACTGGCTGACTTACATACATAAATCAGGATGTATGTAAGGGAGTCCTACATTTTGCATAAAATACatatttggatatttttaaaattgatagGAAACATTTGTGCATACAGTAAATTGATATGCatggtttcagtgcattgcatgtattcgcatGTAAgcctacacacatgcacatgctatGGAGTAGAgatatgcatactttataaattaTCTGTGTATCATATacacggtttataaaatacttatgCATGTCTGCTCGTGGCCATATAAGCACATCTATACCTtcacatgcatttgtttgaaagttaacatTTATGCTTCCGTTCCATTGTTTGCTTTTATCTCTGTGCTGTTGGCTTTTCTCTCCACTCCCCTGTTACCTTTACCATTGCTACTgatctgtagggatgtgcatttgtttcatacgtttcatatgtttcctatacaagcatgcaATATGaaacgaataaaacatatcaaacgatgcacatctaattgacatgtaatgggaaacgtatgaaacgaatgaaacgaatgcacatccctactgatctGTCCTTCACACACTCAGAATATAAAACGAATGGGAAACGTCACATCCCAAATGCATTAACTGGTTTGTATTTTCCCCTGAACTGGAAGCTGTTCCAAGCTCATTGGCAGGCACAGCAAGAGCCATGCCGTGCATCCTAATAAGTACAAATGTCATTGTAGAGTTGGGTGCCAAGAAGTGTTGTAATAAGGTCCTCAGGTATCTGGGAAAGGGACAGAGCCTTTGGGAGAAGGAGGACACACTGGGTAAGGCTGTTGGATGACCCCTTCTGGAAGATCCCTGATTcttatgtaagggctctgccaaaaagttcttgttttattgtgaaccgatgtgatgtgcgaacggacatcggtatagaagagactttaaataaataaataaataaatatgaggtaCAGTCCTGGACACCTAAGTACTGTAAAGATAGAGATGAGACCGAGGGGATTGTAAAGAAACATATTTACAGAATAGAAGAAACAGAGCAGGTACTATATGCAGGATTAGTGAGGTTATTCTGGGGACACTGAGAAGAAAGCTTAACATGACAGATAAATGTCTTTAATTAGTGAGAAAATTATGTTATTTTAACACTATGGGTCATtctgttaaataaaatattatgtatTTCATCTCAAACTTGTATTCACAGGGACCCTTTGCCATGTCCTCCTTCAATACCAACAGCACCACGGAGGTGTCTGAGTTCCTCCTCATGGGTTTCCCTGGGATCCAAAGCTGGCAGCACTGGCTCTCCATCCCACTGGCTCTTCTCTTCCTCGTGGCCCTTGTGGCCAATCTCACACTACTGATCACTTTCTATGCTGATCTGAACCTCCATGCTCCCATGTACTATTTCCTGGCCATGCTGGCACTGGTGGATATTGGTTTGTGCAATTCAATCACTCCCAAACTCCTAGGGATCCTCTGGTTTGATGCAAGGACCATCAGCAAATCAGCTTGCTTCACTCAGATGTATTTTATCCATTGTTTTTTGGGATTAGAATCAGGGATCTTTCTTATCATGGCTTATGATCGCTACGTTGCTATCTGCAACCCCTTACGGTACTTCCTCATAATTACTAACGGCTTTGTAGTAAAAGCTGCTGTCTTTATCCTGGTCAGGAACGCAGTGTTAGTTCTACCAATCCCTCTGCTTGCTGCCCGGCTGCATTACTGTTCCAGAAATACCATCAAATTTAGCTTCTGTGCCAACTTAGCAGTAGTGTCCCTGGCCTGTGAAGATATTACAATAAACAGTGTTTACCAGATGGTGGTTGCCTGGGTTTTATTAGGCAGTGACTTGTTGTTAATCACCATGTCATACTGTTTCATCCTCCGGGCTGTGCTGAAGCTGCAAGCTGAAGGGGCAGCCATGAAGGCCTTGAGTACCTGCTCTTCTCACTTCATtctcatcttatttttttctACTATCCTTGTGGTTTTGGCCATAACTCACAGAAGTGGGAACAAAATCCCATCGGACATCTCAATTTTGGTGAACGTTTTACATCTCCTTGTCCCTCCATCACTGAACCCCATTGTCTATGGTGTGAGGACCAAAGAGATTAAGCACGGCATACTGAAGGTGTTCACGAAAAGAAGAGCAACTACCAGTGAGAACTGAAGAAGAGATGAGTAGGAAGGAAATAAATCAAGTGGAGAGAACTGATGTCTAGgacttctaatttatttatttatttatttatttatttatttatttttatttttttaaatttttaattatgcattttCGGATATATCACAATatcaaataaaaggaaaaaagagatcATACATCATTTCTATTTTAGAAACATCTTACAAGAAATCAAACTGCTATATTCTCAAACAAGATCTCTAATTATTTAGATAAATGAGAGCCAAGTACTATTATAAGAAATAAGAGCTCATTACAATCACAGGTATTACCACGCATATGACAGTTCCAACCCGTTATACCCCAATTGGCTTCCCATCTAGAAATCCCCTTAATTGTTCTGGCtcaagaaaaacatatttttcattATGATATTTTACCAAACATCTACAAGGATATCTGAGTATCTTACTAGCCCCTCTTTCCATAACTTCTGTTCTCATCAGAATAAAATTTTTTCCTCCATTCTTGTGTAGTACGGACAATGTCTAGATAGATCGCTGTGGCACAGTTGGGTGTTTGGACTAAATCGAGCTGGAAAGACTTGGAAATGGACTTTTTTTCATGAGGAATTTCATTTGGGACATTGCTGTGCAGGCTTATGAACATTCATAGTGCAGACAATTTTCTGCGTCGATGTATATCGGCTTTGGAAGAAATCAGACAAAGTTGGTGGCAGATTTGTTGTATATGGACAGTCTGGGAAAAAGTTGAATTACAGATGCTTTATGTGGTTGtcgtccccctgaggaagcagacAGATGTTGGGGTCAGACCACAGTGATAACATGCAGTCAACATTATGAAGGAGGTTTTGCCCAGAAGGGAAGAGACCAATACAAGGAAGTAAGCCGGATGAAGATACATTGAGGATATGTAAAAGTGGTGCACATTTTTACAGAATTATGCTCTAATATGGGGAAATGGGCGAAAGCCAGGTATAGATTTGTAAATGGTTAAAAACACAGGGCATCTATGTGCATGATATTGTATTAGGATAATGAAAAATATTGCTGTACAGGTCCTTGGGCCATGTGGCTTGCTATTTCCTTGTATTTGGTGTGATGATTTTAgtgtatgaatgagtgtgtgtgagtgtttgtattttaggacacatttcctaaattatttgaaaatttgaGATAATAAAGTTGTATGCTTTTCTCTTATAATTGGTGTGATTATTTAGTTATCCATATTATATAccttcattccaaatgaagatcacaatggtttacatcacgACATGCATAATATGAATTGACAAATACAATCACTTAATGTGTTCAGTATAAAAATACAATCACTTAATGTGTACAGTATAAAAATAGCCACGTACGATGACTAAAGGTGAGTTCACTAgataggttcttttttttttaaatttattatttattgaaatttcgaAAATAACATTTCACAAAGAATTCCTTTGCTTCAGAAAAATGATACTTCATTTTACAGAAgtaaaaagcaaaaaaggaaacATATCTCTTATTTCAAATCATAATAACAGTATCCTTTAGACCCAATCATGGGGGCAGGCTAGCCTATATCTAGGAGATTAAGAGGAAACAAATAAAGGTAAGACAACGTAACACAGctaccaaatttttttttatgacatcagTTTACTTCAGTCCAAACAGATGGTAACACTTCCCGGAATTAATAAAGTTTTTAAGTTGCTTCGGTGAGAAAAACACAAAACTATCTCCTTTATACTTGactaaacatttgcatggatatctcaGGAAGAGGGATGCCCCTAGGGCTAGGGTATCCTGGAGCAAAATAGGGaatctcttccttctttcttgtgtGGTCTTAGCCAAGTCTGGAAATATTCTCACAGTTTGACCCATAAATGGTAAGTTCGACttcttgaaatatttcttcataacgGAACTCAAGTCACTATCTGTTAAGAATGATACCAACAACATTCCACCACTTCATAATTAGATGATTCAAGGTATTCTGTAAGATTGTCCACATCGACAGCAGGTACTTGCATTTGAAAACCTGAACCAGTTGGtaaaaaaatatactttatcCATGGGGGAGATTGCTTCAGAAGAGAACTccaaaatttcaagaaaaaaccTCTTTAAGGTAAAACGTGGCAATTTTCCCACAactcttggaaaattcaaaaaatgaAGGTTCAGGTGTCTCAATCTACTTTCAACAAATTCTATTCTTCTATTCAAGAGACCACTATCTTGAATTAGAGAGCTTTGTACTCCCCTAAtagtgggatagattttaaaaaatagcgcgatagcgaacttttgttggcgcaccaggcgcaaacaaaagtacgctggattttataagatacgcgcgtagccgcacatatcttataaaatccgggatcggcgcatgcaaggctgccgattttgggcagcctccgtgcgccgagccgagcagcctgcctccgttccctctgaggccgcggagggaactttctttcgccctcccctcacttcccctccgTTCCCCTCcgttcccctccctaacccacttccccggccctatctaaaccccccccacctttatcaatggatttacgcctgcccccgacccgggggctgttccagagggcccgtacggccgtacggcaaaatggcaccggccgtacggcaacacgattcgagtgcaggaagtcgttcccggacccccgctggacttttggcaagtcttgtggggatcaggaggcccccccaagctggccaaaagtccctgggggtccagcgggggtccgggaatgacctcctgcactcgaatcatgttgccttacagccggcgccattttgccgtactgccggcaccattttgcaaaaatggcgccggccatacggcaacatgattcgactgcaggaggtcattcccggacccccgctggacttttggcaagtcttgtgggggtcaggaggcccccccaagctggccaaaagtcccttgggaGACTTGGAGCGGAAccacggtggaccacgtgacggccgcgtcactccgacgtgacgcggacgtcacgtgctcctcgcaaaggaatagaataatggcttcctgactccccgctggaccaccagggagttttggtaagtcttgggggggattaaggagggcgaggggtttaaatttttatttaggatcaacgatcgcgatttccaacgtattcaacatagctatgttgaataagttggaaatccgatcgttttcgcctcatcacttttttaagttaaaaaaaaaaaaaagtagcgttttacatataagttcaaaacgaatacacacccctatagctcattgccttggcaattgggtcgtacactccggtgtctagtttgccttccagcgtttCCTGTTCCATCATCTCTTGTGCCaatgtctcctgtgtctcctgttccagtgtctcctgttccgtctcctgtgtctcctgttccagcgtctcctgtgtctccttgtTGAGTTTATCGGTCTCAGATGCCTTCgtccgacatgcctcacctctatttcagccttctctaGCAGCCTCAGGAGAATGGCATCCATAGCGTCTCCCTGCCGCACCCTCCAGCTTCCGGAGCGGTTCTGGCACGgtgtcccgccatgttgacctgaggcttCCTagggcacgcatgtgcgcacgcctcacatcttgtagcagtgttggcatgaacctcgggggcgcccccctcgagtgacatcactgcttcctccttcaaaaggttgcccatttgcttgACTCTCGCCgcgttagcaacagattggatttgcttcggtctgaagctactctgccgcttctactgcctgctggaagctaccttcacCCTTTGGGgctctactaacctgggtacccgctcctcgggggccctttgcttatttccaggtgcctatcctaaacacaggtacttgctcctcgagggcctgtgtgtctatcctggtgtcTGCTACatattcttctacctgctggaacactacctaacagctacagagagtgagtacaacttcttcCAGTTTGTCCATCTACAGCTCTTCGCtgtctatctgcatcgggccctacactaCTGTTGTGGaacaggtctcctctgccgaggatcacagactgttgctatctaatccactctctactgccacctctgttgaaccatacaagctgcataataaagatatactcTCTGTGTTTGtacatctgagtctagcccaatgctacagttccctacggggcttccctatgaggaaagactaaagaggttagtacttttcagctttagaagagacggctgagggggaatatgatagaaatgtttaaaatcatgagaggtctagaacgggtagatgtgaattggttatttactctttcggatagtagaaagactagggggcactcaatgaagttagcatggggcacatttaaaactaattggagaaagtttttttttactcaacgcacagttaaactctggaatttgttgccagaggatgtagttagtgaagttagtatagctgtgtctaaaaaaggattggataagttcttggaggagaagtccattacctgctattaagttcacttagagaatagccactgccattagcaatggtaacatggaatagacttagtttttgggtacttgccaggttcttatggcctggattggccactgttggaaacaggatgctgggcttgatggacccttggtctgagccagtatggcattttcttatgtccttcccgtaggagataccatcactgttgctcctgagaatccaccaaatacctcaatatcataacagattgctaactccatggattcggctcagctcaccgtgttgcaggccattccaggcctggtccAGTGAATCAATGAACAACAGAGCATGCTGAAaagcttgactgtggcctttaatctactgcactcacagatgaatgcttctactacctcaggtaaagaagaaacaccGCCAGAAATGACGGTTAAGACAGTTGCACCCTCTCTGCTCCTATTAGTTTCTCAGGGGAAGCCTGAGATGCAGGGGATTCCTCAActaatgctgtatgcattttgcacttcAACCTAACAAttttcccacagcctatgccaagactatgtatatcctgtcttatctggacggaagagcactAACTTGGGCTTCTCCGCTGTGGGAGCGGGATGACCCCATCCTGAAGGACCTTGCTGGGTTTTTGGAAGTTCAAATccatatttgatgaccctgccaggTGCACAATCACAGGATCTACATTGGTTCATctacagcaaggtaataaacctttaccagacttctcCATTGAGTTTaagactttggcttcagagttgAACTGGGACtcaagatgcctgaagacccttttaTTTGACGGCCTGAACTCTCGActgaaagatgaattggcagctcgAGAAATACCTGAGATcttggaggacctgatgaagttagCCACAAGAATTGACCAGCGACTTCAGGATAAGGTTCAAGATACCTACCCAGGGAGAATTCCAAGTCAAGACAATACCTAAGCCTATTCAGTCTAAAGcggttgctggcgaagaagaaccaatgcaactgggCCGTATTCACCTGACTTTTaaggagagaagaacacggagaagattaggcctctgcatgtagtGGTCAAGCAGGCCATGCAGTACAGccatgccctatctgtccgggaaacaggcagacctaagtcctgtgggaggactcttcttaggtctaactacACTTTCTTCTCCACTCTCTCTGCCAGTCTCCTTGATAAACGGACCACTTGAATTCCaaactcttgccctagtggactcaggggcaggagggaattttatactgAGACGTCTAGTAGAAGATCTGCGAATCCCCACTATGACTATGAAGCCTCCTGTTATCCTCTATTCATGGGGAGcctttaccgggtgaagtaaccctacaaatggaacaggtcagtttaaggactggagctcttcatacggaattccatttccttctttgtgcttgAAAAAGCTATGCACCCCTTAGTACTTGGGTTACCATGGCTACAAAAGCActtgcctcaattcaactgggctacactagagctttcatgttggggcccagattgtcatgACAAATGCCTGAAGGAAATTTTACCACTATCCTGTATGCCTACAATTCTgttgatgcctgggttaccacctcaatacaCATCATTTCAAGatatgttctccaaagaagcCGCTGAtatccttcctccacacagatcttatgactgtgtgATCAACTTGAAACCGaatactgaaccacccaagggaagaGTTTACCCCCTCTCGGTGGTGGAGAATAAAGCGATGTcggaatacatccaagaaaatctaaAAAAAGGTTTCAGAGGGCCATCCAaatctcctgcaggagcagggtttttctttgtggggaagaaggatggtaccctacgcccatgcattgattatcatgGCATAAACGAGATCACAGTCAAAGaccactatcccttaccactcatctgagctgtttgaccgcctacatctcaaaaaagatatttgcgatggagaaggtacagagaagggctaccaaaatgataaaggggatggaacagctcccctatgaggaaagactaaagaggttagggctgttcagcttggagaagagacgactgaggggggatatgatagaggtgtttaaaatcatgagaggtctagaacaggtagatgtgaatcggttatttactctttcagatagtagaaagactagggggcactccatgaagttagcatggggcacatttaaaactaatcggagaaagttcttttttactcagcacacaattaaactctggaatttgttgccagaggatgtggttagtgcagttaatatagctgtgtttaaaaaaggattggataagttcttggaggagaaatccattacctgctattaagttcacttagagaatagccactgccattagcaatggtaacatggaatagacttagtatttgggtacttgccaggttcttatggcctggattggccactgttggaaacaggatgctgggcctgatggacccttggtctgacccagtatggcattttcttatgttcttaagtacaaggggccaagatcttctccaagctggatcttaaaGGAGCGTATAACCTTGTCCGTATTTGTTCAGGTGATGAAtagaagacagcttttaacaccagggcgGACactgagtatttggtgatgcccttcagcttaTGCATccccccagctgtcttccaaaacatgatgaacgacatcctgcgtgaccttttctaccaatgtgtcattgtctgtttggatgacatcctgatcttctctcaagatctgaatACCCACATTAAGGATGTCAAGAGAGTGTTACAAAGACTGCGGGAGAACCATCTATATGCTAAGCTGTCCAAAtgcaaattccacaaggaatcagtgtcTAACAAGGGggtccagatggacccacaaaagctggagagcattcagaaatggtcccaacctactgtctaaaggctctcagaaggtttctgggattcaAAAATTACTATAGAACCTTCATTAAAAAACTGTGCCTGGGGGGCGTAATCAAGATGGCCGACCGAGTGGCAGCGTCTCTCTGAAGCTCCGGCTGGTTCCAGATTTCTTGGCTAGTAATTTtcgtttttattttgaaatatgccTCATAAAAGGAAAGGTAGAGTGCGGGTTTACCCCACCAAATCCACCCTACCTTCAGACCAGAGATTAATTAGAGAGTTCTCTACTTCTACCGGACGGGCGGCAACTCCCGCTGGCGGAGTGACTGGAGGAGAGCCATTTTCGCCGGGAGAAATATCATTGAGCCTGCCGACGTCAAGACAATTGCTGCAGGCTTCCTCCCCGGAATCCCCAGGAGCAACTGGAGAGCCCCGAAGAAATTCGGGTGAAGCAAGCCAGTCAGGGGGTCCCAAAGGTGTGATTCCTCGGGAAGTGACGACTTTTACCCCTAAAGGCcagaatggaggagaaggggagataGAAAGCGTGGATGACGCAGTGGTGAGGACTGATACGATTCTTGGAGCCAGCGGGGTGAGTCTGAATGCACACAGGATTGAAAAACCAGCAATTGTAACCTTAGACTCTATTTGGGAGCTTATAGCTGGAATGGATTTTAAGTTACAAGAGCAATCTCTAAAGTTACAGGGGGTTTCTGTTAAACTTGATGTTGTAGCACATGACCACCAGCAAATTTTACAAGAACAAAGAACAGATATCCAAAAAATTGAAACGGAGGTTAAAGAACTGAAAGAGGTTACCACTGCCTTTTCAAGAGAAAGGTTAGCTACATTACGCAAAATGGAGACATTAGAAAACTCTATCAGACATCTGAACATACGTATACTTAATTTTCCAGTGGTTAAAGATGAGTTATGTCTGGTAACCCTTAAGAAATACCTGGGAGAGTTTTTGAAAATCCCTCAGGAGAAGATTCCTGTGATAAAAAAAGTGATACATTTATCCCAAAGACAGGATAATTTCAGAAATAATATTTTGGATAACTTGGCAAACCCCACACAATACCTGGAAGCTTCGGAAGTGGAGGTCACGAGGAGAGAGACACTTCTTGTGACTTTATTTTCTGAAGAAGATATAAACTTGATTATGCGTACTTATTACAAGAATTTGAGAGTTTCTTTTTGTGGTGGCCTGGTAAGGATATTTCCAGACCTTGCCAAAGCCACCCAATTGCGCCGAAAGGCATTTCTTCAGATGAAGCCCGAGGTTATTGCTTTGGGCGCAAGCTTTATTgtgaaatatccctgtaaatgtgttgtaGGTTGGCATGGTtctacttatattttctttgatatacctCAACTTAGAGATTTCTTAAGTGCTAGAAATCCAATAACAGTTGGAACACCATGACGGATTAATAATTAAGAAGCAGCCACTCGATTGATCATTATATGTTTTATTTCCTATATTATAACTCCTCTGTGATTTCCAATACTCCCCCCACATTATTTCCTCTATAATGTGTTAGTGCTAAAAAGATAGGTGGTCTCTGTATAGAGAATATTaatttcaatatatgtatattgAGATGTTTCTAAATTGTTAAAGCACTTAGATTTCAAGATGGCAAAGAATATATTTGTTATTGTAAAAtttgaaaagttaataaaatataaataaaaaaaacaaaacaaaaaaaaaaacctgtgcctTGCAGTAATCTTAataatggggtaacctgcacagagcggcagttactacccttaagagaaacatggggtaacctgcatggtccGAATACCTCGAGGAGCACAGCATTCTTTCCccggcacaatatggttttcgcaaatctcgaagcacagagtcccttctgctttccctcactgataatttacttttgaacctggagaaaaaacagtcattcttactggtccttcTAGACCTatcttcagcgttcgacacggtaaatcactcacaactcctagaacaactatcaaacataggaatcaaaggcacagccctctgttggttcaaatcgttcctatccaacaggttttacaaggtcagaatcaacaacaaggaatctgaccccatcctatcagaccaaggcataccacaaggttcatccctctcccctaccctg
This sequence is a window from Rhinatrema bivittatum chromosome 5, aRhiBiv1.1, whole genome shotgun sequence. Protein-coding genes within it:
- the LOC115091566 gene encoding olfactory receptor 56A4-like; this translates as MSSFNTNSTTEVSEFLLMGFPGIQSWQHWLSIPLALLFLVALVANLTLLITFYADLNLHAPMYYFLAMLALVDIGLCNSITPKLLGILWFDARTISKSACFTQMYFIHCFLGLESGIFLIMAYDRYVAICNPLRYFLIITNGFVVKAAVFILVRNAVLVLPIPLLAARLHYCSRNTIKFSFCANLAVVSLACEDITINSVYQMVVAWVLLGSDLLLITMSYCFILRAVLKLQAEGAAMKALSTCSSHFILILFFSTILVVLAITHRSGNKIPSDISILVNVLHLLVPPSLNPIVYGVRTKEIKHGILKVFTKRRATTSEN